One Longimicrobium sp. DNA segment encodes these proteins:
- a CDS encoding PAS domain-containing sensor histidine kinase — protein sequence MSEAVGAPARALDPLLDHAPAGFLSFADDGTITLANATLAEMLGYAPGELVGRRLDTVLTTGARLFWQTHFFPLIRMHGRADEVFLVLRGAGGGDVAVLANAVRRERAGAWANDCVVVQVRERRKFEEALLAARKEAERARAQAEEHAEELRAANEQLEEQAVELELSQEQLREQATELEMQADHLRALNDELTERGIELERQRAAADDANRAKSSFLAVMSHELRTPLNAIAGYVQLMEMGIHGPVTDAQREALDRIGRSQKHLLRLINDVLNLARIESGRVEYMLEDVELGGLMADVTPMVEPQMLSKGLALEMEIPPRTVARADREKVQQIVINLLSNALKFTPPGGRVRVDAGRAGPGVVWLSVADTGIGIPPEKQVSVFDPFVQVDMSSTRRSEGSGLGLAISRDLARGMGGDLSVASTLGAGSTFTLTLPAES from the coding sequence GTGAGCGAGGCGGTGGGCGCCCCCGCGCGGGCGCTGGACCCGCTGCTGGACCATGCGCCCGCGGGGTTCCTGTCGTTCGCCGACGACGGCACCATCACCCTGGCCAACGCCACGCTGGCCGAAATGCTGGGGTACGCCCCCGGCGAGCTGGTGGGCCGCCGGCTGGACACGGTGCTGACCACCGGCGCGCGCCTGTTCTGGCAGACGCACTTCTTCCCCCTCATCCGCATGCACGGCCGCGCGGACGAGGTGTTCCTGGTGCTGCGCGGCGCCGGCGGCGGCGACGTGGCGGTGCTGGCCAACGCGGTGCGCCGCGAGCGCGCGGGCGCGTGGGCCAACGACTGCGTGGTCGTGCAGGTGCGCGAGCGGCGCAAGTTCGAGGAAGCGCTGCTGGCCGCGCGCAAGGAGGCCGAGCGCGCCCGCGCCCAGGCCGAGGAGCACGCCGAGGAGCTGCGCGCGGCCAACGAGCAGCTGGAGGAGCAGGCGGTGGAGCTGGAGCTCTCGCAGGAGCAGCTGCGCGAGCAGGCCACCGAGCTGGAGATGCAGGCCGACCACCTGCGCGCGCTGAACGACGAGCTGACCGAGCGCGGGATCGAGCTGGAGCGGCAGCGCGCGGCGGCCGACGACGCCAACCGGGCGAAGAGCTCGTTCCTGGCGGTGATGAGCCACGAGCTGCGCACCCCGCTGAACGCCATCGCCGGCTACGTGCAGCTGATGGAGATGGGGATCCACGGGCCGGTGACCGACGCGCAGCGCGAGGCGCTGGACCGCATCGGGCGCAGCCAGAAGCACCTGCTGCGGCTGATCAACGACGTGCTGAACCTGGCGCGCATCGAGTCCGGCCGGGTGGAGTACATGCTGGAAGACGTGGAGCTGGGCGGATTGATGGCCGACGTGACGCCCATGGTGGAGCCGCAGATGCTCTCCAAGGGGCTGGCGCTGGAGATGGAGATCCCGCCGCGAACCGTGGCCCGCGCCGACCGCGAGAAGGTGCAGCAGATCGTGATCAACCTGCTCAGCAACGCGCTGAAGTTCACGCCGCCGGGCGGGCGGGTGCGGGTGGACGCGGGGCGCGCCGGGCCCGGGGTGGTGTGGCTCTCCGTGGCCGACACGGGGATCGGCATTCCGCCCGAGAAGCAGGTCTCGGTGTTCGACCCGTTCGTGCAGGTGGACATGAGCAGCACCCGCCGCAGCGAGGGGAGCGGCCTGGGGCTGGCCATCAGCCGCGACCTGGCCCGCGGCATGGGCGGCGACCTGAGCGTGGCCAGCACCCTCGGCGCCGGCAGCACGTTCACCCTCACGCTGCCGGCGGAATCCTAG
- a CDS encoding alpha/beta hydrolase, translated as MPVEALSRNNVRVSGRGTQPMLFAHGFGCDQNMWRFVAPAFEDDYQVVLFDYVGSGKSDLSAYDPRRYATLDGYAQDVLDVVHALDLRDVVLVAHSVSSMVAVLAANREPERFERLVLIGPSPRYVNDPPYVGGFERADIDGLLEMMEHNYIGWAGFLAPAIMKNPDRPELGEELTESFCSTDPVISRRFAEATFLSDNRDDLPRVRVPALILQCSDDMVAPTEVGEYVHGQMPGSTFRQMNATGHCPHMSHPEETIELIREYLQPAHAA; from the coding sequence ATGCCCGTCGAAGCCCTCTCCCGCAACAACGTCCGCGTCTCCGGGCGCGGCACCCAGCCCATGCTCTTCGCGCACGGCTTCGGGTGCGACCAGAACATGTGGCGCTTCGTGGCGCCGGCCTTCGAGGACGACTACCAGGTGGTGCTCTTCGACTACGTGGGCTCGGGAAAGAGCGACCTCTCGGCCTACGATCCCCGGCGCTACGCCACGCTGGACGGCTACGCGCAGGACGTGCTGGACGTGGTGCACGCGCTGGACCTGCGCGACGTGGTTCTCGTCGCCCACTCGGTCAGCAGCATGGTGGCGGTGCTGGCGGCCAACCGGGAGCCGGAGCGCTTCGAGCGGCTGGTGCTGATCGGGCCCAGCCCCCGCTACGTGAACGACCCGCCGTACGTGGGCGGCTTCGAGCGCGCCGACATCGACGGGCTGCTGGAGATGATGGAGCACAACTACATCGGCTGGGCCGGCTTCCTGGCGCCCGCCATCATGAAGAACCCCGACCGCCCGGAGCTGGGCGAGGAGCTGACGGAAAGCTTCTGCTCCACCGACCCCGTCATCTCCAGACGCTTCGCCGAGGCCACCTTCCTCTCCGACAACCGCGACGACCTGCCGCGGGTGAGGGTGCCCGCGCTGATCCTGCAGTGCTCGGACGACATGGTGGCGCCCACCGAGGTGGGCGAGTACGTGCACGGGCAGATGCCGGGAAGCACGTTCCGGCAGATGAATGCCACCGGCCACTGCCCGCACATGAGCCACCCGGAAGAGACCATCGAGCTGATCCGCGAGTACCTGCAGCCCGCGCACGCCGCGTGA
- a CDS encoding murein L,D-transpeptidase catalytic domain-containing protein translates to MLRQRLLTIAACATAAGFGGAVLSQNGHTTFAQAASARTAPVAQAPAPHVQPVLTAARAVLAAGGIENGTAVSAVQTALAALAPSVEKQSDPEALKKAFTAYFAYKAQHPDKVRKPFLYFVDYGLAATTPRGYVFDMQRMKVVDGPFMVAHGRGSAPAGTNVPTRFGNKMGAATTSLGLYLAQETYAFVGHTGGKAYRSVGLRLAGLSGKFNGAARARGVVAHGAPYVTASKAGRSEGCPALEPARAQQLLPKLSNGGMVFLFSPNDAAWMQQDPWAGDATNG, encoded by the coding sequence ATGCTTCGCCAACGCCTGCTGACCATCGCTGCCTGCGCCACCGCTGCCGGTTTCGGGGGCGCCGTGCTGAGCCAGAACGGGCACACCACGTTCGCGCAGGCCGCTTCGGCGCGCACGGCGCCCGTGGCGCAGGCGCCCGCGCCGCACGTTCAGCCCGTGCTGACCGCCGCGCGCGCCGTGCTGGCCGCCGGCGGCATCGAGAACGGGACGGCGGTGTCGGCGGTGCAGACGGCGCTGGCCGCGCTGGCCCCCAGCGTGGAGAAGCAGAGCGATCCCGAGGCGCTGAAGAAGGCCTTCACCGCGTACTTCGCGTACAAGGCCCAGCACCCGGACAAGGTGCGCAAGCCGTTCCTGTACTTCGTGGACTACGGCCTGGCGGCCACCACGCCCCGCGGCTACGTGTTCGACATGCAGCGGATGAAGGTGGTGGACGGTCCGTTCATGGTGGCGCACGGGCGCGGCTCGGCGCCGGCCGGCACCAACGTGCCGACCCGCTTCGGCAACAAGATGGGCGCGGCCACCACCTCGCTGGGGCTGTACCTGGCGCAGGAGACCTACGCGTTCGTGGGGCACACGGGCGGCAAGGCGTACCGCAGCGTGGGGCTGCGGCTGGCGGGGCTCTCGGGGAAGTTCAACGGCGCGGCCCGGGCGCGCGGCGTGGTGGCGCACGGCGCCCCGTACGTCACGGCCAGCAAGGCCGGCCGCAGCGAGGGGTGCCCGGCCCTGGAGCCGGCGCGGGCGCAGCAGCTGCTGCCCAAGCTGAGCAACGGCGGCATGGTCTTCCTGTTCTCGCCCAACGACGCGGCCTGGATGCAGCAGGACCCCTGGGCCGGCGACGCCACCAACGGCTGA
- a CDS encoding PAS domain-containing sensor histidine kinase, which yields MAEAEASRLFAGEGEMRALYREKDWAATPLGPVAAWPAALRVAVANTLASSFAGIVLWGPELIQLYNDEYIRFMGVKHPWGLGIPNQACWPEVWEFNEPLFRRVLAGETINLRDQLYRLQRRGQDAPPDDVFITLCFSPAYDEAGAVGGVSVTLIDTTDQVAGRRSQAALAESEARVRTVLEQAPVAVAVMEGPEHVYTLVSPRYAETPGGGRPLLGLSVRQAFPEIDEQGLPAVIDRVYETGEPFFAGERRVWLDRDGDGLVEEYFFDLGYQPLRDPDGAVYAVASVAVEVTAQVRARLEVEEHRRAAERAREHLTRTFEQAPVPIAVLEGPEHVFTLANPPYRALVGGRELDGRTVPEAFPELATEGIYELLQRVYTSGEAFVAEELKVPLQRRPDAEPEDRVLNFVYQPLRDAEGQVYAISAVAIDVTDQVRGREMAEAANRAKAEFLASMSHELRTPLNAIAGYADLLLMGVRGELPEAARADVDRMRRSGQHLLSLINDILNFARIEAGQLSYHLEKVPVAGLLADLDALVMPQVTQRGLTYQSSRGEGGLAVRADAEKTRQILLNLVTNAIKFTEPGGTIRVSYHRADGGVRIRVSDTGRGIAPEQQQRIFDPFVQVDRHLTSESQQGVGLGLAISRDLARGMGGDLGVRSTPGEGSTFTLWLPSFDAEARPGGRDRAEQAAGAGA from the coding sequence ATGGCGGAAGCGGAAGCCTCGCGGCTCTTTGCCGGCGAGGGCGAGATGCGCGCGCTGTACCGCGAGAAGGACTGGGCGGCCACCCCGCTGGGCCCCGTCGCGGCGTGGCCCGCGGCGCTGCGCGTGGCGGTGGCCAACACGCTGGCCTCGTCGTTCGCGGGGATCGTGCTGTGGGGGCCGGAGCTGATCCAGCTGTACAACGACGAGTACATCCGCTTCATGGGCGTGAAGCACCCGTGGGGGCTGGGCATTCCCAACCAGGCGTGCTGGCCCGAGGTGTGGGAGTTCAACGAGCCCCTGTTCCGGCGCGTGCTGGCCGGCGAGACCATCAACCTGCGGGACCAGCTCTACCGCCTGCAGCGGCGCGGGCAGGACGCGCCGCCGGACGACGTCTTCATCACCCTGTGCTTCAGCCCCGCGTACGACGAGGCCGGGGCGGTGGGCGGGGTGAGCGTGACGCTGATCGACACCACCGACCAGGTGGCCGGCCGACGCTCGCAGGCCGCGCTGGCCGAGAGCGAGGCGCGCGTGCGCACCGTGCTGGAGCAGGCGCCCGTGGCCGTGGCGGTGATGGAGGGCCCGGAGCACGTCTACACCCTGGTCAGCCCGCGCTACGCCGAGACCCCGGGCGGCGGGCGCCCGCTGCTGGGGCTGTCGGTGCGCCAGGCGTTCCCGGAGATCGACGAGCAGGGGCTTCCCGCCGTCATCGACCGCGTGTACGAGACGGGCGAGCCTTTCTTCGCCGGCGAGCGGCGGGTGTGGCTGGACCGCGACGGCGACGGGCTGGTGGAGGAGTACTTCTTCGACCTGGGCTACCAGCCGCTGCGCGACCCCGACGGCGCGGTGTACGCGGTGGCCAGCGTGGCGGTGGAGGTCACCGCGCAGGTGCGGGCGCGGCTGGAGGTGGAAGAGCACCGCCGGGCCGCCGAGCGGGCGCGCGAGCACCTGACGCGCACCTTCGAGCAGGCGCCGGTGCCCATCGCCGTGCTGGAGGGGCCCGAGCACGTGTTCACCCTGGCCAACCCGCCGTACCGCGCGCTGGTGGGCGGGCGCGAGCTGGACGGCCGCACCGTGCCCGAGGCGTTCCCGGAGCTGGCCACCGAGGGGATCTACGAGCTGCTGCAGCGCGTGTACACGAGCGGCGAGGCGTTCGTGGCCGAGGAGCTGAAGGTGCCGCTGCAGCGCCGCCCCGACGCCGAGCCCGAGGACCGCGTGCTGAACTTCGTGTACCAGCCGCTGCGCGACGCCGAGGGGCAGGTGTACGCCATCTCCGCCGTGGCCATCGACGTGACCGACCAGGTGCGGGGGCGGGAGATGGCGGAAGCCGCCAACCGCGCCAAGGCCGAGTTCCTGGCCAGCATGAGCCACGAGCTGCGCACCCCGCTGAACGCCATCGCCGGGTACGCCGACCTGCTGCTGATGGGGGTGCGCGGCGAGCTTCCCGAGGCCGCCCGCGCCGACGTGGACCGGATGCGCCGCAGTGGCCAGCACCTGCTCTCGCTGATCAACGACATCCTGAACTTCGCGCGGATCGAGGCGGGGCAGCTGAGCTACCACCTGGAGAAGGTGCCGGTGGCCGGGCTGCTGGCCGACCTGGACGCGCTGGTGATGCCGCAGGTAACGCAGCGCGGGCTGACCTACCAGTCGTCGCGCGGCGAGGGCGGGCTGGCGGTGCGCGCCGACGCGGAGAAGACGCGGCAGATCCTGCTGAACCTGGTGACCAACGCCATCAAGTTCACCGAGCCGGGGGGCACCATCCGCGTGTCGTACCACCGCGCCGACGGCGGGGTGCGGATCCGGGTGAGCGACACGGGGCGGGGGATCGCGCCCGAGCAGCAGCAGCGCATCTTCGACCCGTTCGTGCAGGTGGACCGCCACCTCACCTCCGAGAGCCAGCAGGGCGTGGGCCTGGGCCTGGCCATCAGCCGCGACCTGGCGCGCGGGATGGGCGGCGACCTGGGCGTCCGCAGCACGCCGGGCGAGGGGAGCACCTTCACCCTCTGGCTCCCGTCGTTCGACGCCGAGGCGAGACCCGGCGGCAGGGACCGGGCGGAGCAGGCGGCCGGCGCCGGCGCGTAA